A window of the Streptomyces albireticuli genome harbors these coding sequences:
- a CDS encoding FAD-dependent monooxygenase yields the protein MTRALIIGGGIAGPVTAMALRRAGIDVVVHEAYPGGADHLGAFLVLFANGLAALRAIDAERPVRERSFPAETVEFIDDSGEPLGSQPIAGSWDPGLSPRTVQRSVLYRTLLDEAARRGIQVAYGKRLVDATTGPRGTVVAYFADGSRAEGDLLIGADGIHSATRSVLDPHAPPPRYTGYASVCGRTRATVHPAPPRTYRMIFGKRAFFGCTTSPDGTTHWFANIRGAELSRAELSAATPDWWRRHATEALTGDRTPAAAIVAATGDAVIGMNTYDMPTTPVWHDRHTVLVGDAVHATAPNAAQGASIAIEDGVVLARCLRDLPGPEPAFRAYERLRRERVERVVALSAGLAGRARPGPDEERRTDGGEAAGPARAPDGDWLHGYRVDWDATVR from the coding sequence ATGACCCGCGCTCTGATCATCGGTGGCGGCATCGCCGGACCCGTGACCGCCATGGCCCTGCGCCGCGCCGGCATCGACGTCGTCGTCCACGAGGCGTACCCGGGCGGCGCGGACCACCTCGGGGCGTTCCTCGTCCTCTTCGCCAACGGGCTCGCCGCACTGCGCGCCATCGACGCCGAACGGCCCGTGCGCGAGCGGTCGTTCCCCGCCGAGACCGTGGAGTTCATCGACGACTCCGGGGAGCCGCTCGGCAGCCAGCCCATCGCCGGGTCGTGGGACCCGGGGCTCAGCCCGCGTACCGTGCAGCGCTCCGTCCTCTACCGCACGCTGCTCGACGAGGCCGCGCGGCGCGGCATCCAAGTGGCGTACGGCAAGCGCCTCGTGGACGCCACGACCGGCCCGCGCGGCACGGTCGTCGCGTACTTCGCGGACGGCTCGCGTGCCGAGGGGGATCTGCTGATCGGCGCCGACGGCATCCATTCCGCGACCCGCTCCGTCCTCGATCCCCACGCGCCCCCGCCGCGCTACACCGGCTACGCCAGCGTGTGCGGCCGCACCCGCGCCACCGTCCACCCCGCGCCGCCCCGCACCTACCGGATGATCTTCGGCAAGCGGGCGTTCTTCGGCTGTACGACCTCCCCAGACGGCACCACCCACTGGTTCGCCAACATCCGGGGCGCCGAGCTGTCCCGCGCGGAGCTCTCCGCCGCCACGCCCGATTGGTGGCGGCGGCACGCCACCGAGGCCCTCACCGGGGACCGGACCCCGGCCGCCGCGATCGTCGCCGCCACCGGTGACGCCGTCATCGGCATGAACACCTACGACATGCCCACCACCCCCGTCTGGCACGACCGTCACACCGTCCTGGTGGGCGACGCGGTCCACGCCACCGCGCCCAACGCCGCCCAGGGCGCGTCCATCGCCATCGAGGACGGCGTGGTCCTCGCCCGCTGTCTGCGCGACCTGCCCGGCCCCGAGCCGGCGTTCCGGGCCTACGAGCGGCTGCGGCGCGAGCGGGTCGAGCGGGTCGTGGCCCTGTCCGCCGGCCTGGCGGGCCGCGCCCGGCCGGGCCCCGACGAGGAGCGCCGGACGGACGGCGGCGAGGCGGCCGGCCCCGCCCGGGCTCCCGACGGCGACTGGCTGCACGGCTACCGCGTCGACTGGGACGCCACCGTCCGCTGA
- a CDS encoding amino acid permease, with protein MAGLRAGHGVLRRKPIETIEEGDADERLTRTLGLWQLTAIGVGGIIGAGIFSLAGTIANGTAGPAVLISFLIAGVASAAAAFSYAEFAGLIPRAGSAYTYGYVVLGELAGWFIGWDLLLEYTAIVAVVAIGISGYINFLLNEMSAELPRWMLGAPGTGDGHRVDLFAAVLCLLIAYLLTLGIKNAARFETVVVVLKVLVVAVVVVVGFFHVKAANYEPFFPFGVSGAFTGAATVFFAVFGYDAMSTAAEESKDAQRHMPKAILYSLAISMVLYVLACLVLTGMQNYKEIDKESGFSTAFKSVGLGWLADVIAVGAIIGILTVMFTFMLGVTRVWFSMSRDGLLPHWFAKTHPTRHVPTRVTWIVGFASAAIAGFVPIGEAAELTNIGILLAFAVVCTAVIILRYKRPELPRAFRCPAVPLVPAIGVAASIWLITYLAWQTWLRFAMWFAVGLVVYFAYSYRHSGLARAENRPD; from the coding sequence ATGGCTGGGCTCCGGGCGGGTCACGGCGTGCTGCGCCGCAAACCGATCGAGACGATCGAGGAGGGCGATGCGGACGAACGGCTGACCCGGACGCTGGGGCTGTGGCAGCTCACCGCGATCGGGGTCGGCGGCATCATCGGCGCGGGCATCTTCAGCCTCGCGGGTACCATCGCCAACGGCACCGCGGGCCCGGCCGTGCTGATCTCGTTCCTGATCGCGGGCGTCGCGAGCGCGGCGGCGGCCTTCTCGTACGCCGAGTTCGCGGGCCTGATCCCGCGCGCCGGATCGGCCTACACCTACGGCTATGTGGTCCTCGGTGAGCTGGCCGGCTGGTTCATCGGCTGGGACCTGCTGCTGGAGTACACCGCGATCGTGGCGGTGGTGGCGATCGGCATCTCGGGCTACATCAACTTCCTGCTCAACGAGATGAGCGCCGAGCTGCCGCGGTGGATGCTGGGCGCGCCGGGCACCGGCGACGGACACCGGGTCGACCTGTTCGCGGCGGTGCTGTGCCTGCTGATCGCCTATCTGCTGACCCTCGGCATCAAGAACGCCGCCCGCTTCGAGACCGTCGTGGTCGTCCTCAAGGTGCTCGTGGTGGCGGTCGTCGTCGTGGTGGGCTTCTTCCATGTGAAGGCGGCCAACTACGAGCCGTTCTTCCCCTTCGGGGTGAGCGGCGCGTTCACCGGCGCGGCCACGGTGTTCTTCGCGGTCTTCGGCTACGACGCGATGTCCACGGCGGCCGAGGAGTCCAAGGACGCGCAGCGGCACATGCCCAAGGCCATCCTGTACTCGCTGGCGATCTCGATGGTGCTCTACGTGCTGGCCTGCCTCGTGCTGACCGGGATGCAGAACTACAAGGAGATCGACAAGGAGAGCGGCTTCTCCACGGCCTTCAAGTCGGTGGGGCTGGGCTGGCTCGCGGACGTCATCGCCGTGGGCGCGATCATCGGCATCCTCACGGTGATGTTCACCTTCATGCTCGGGGTCACCCGCGTGTGGTTCTCGATGAGCCGGGACGGGCTGCTGCCGCACTGGTTCGCCAAGACCCACCCGACCCGCCACGTGCCGACGCGCGTGACCTGGATCGTCGGCTTCGCGTCCGCGGCGATCGCCGGCTTCGTCCCGATCGGCGAGGCGGCGGAGCTGACCAACATCGGCATCCTGCTGGCCTTCGCGGTGGTGTGCACCGCCGTGATCATCCTGCGCTACAAGCGGCCGGAGCTGCCGCGGGCCTTCCGTTGCCCGGCGGTGCCGCTGGTGCCCGCGATCGGCGTGGCCGCGTCGATCTGGCTGATCACCTATCTGGCGTGGCAGACCTGGCTGCGGTTCGCCATGTGGTTCGCGGTCGGTCTGGTGGTGTACTTCGCGTACTCCTACCGCCACTCGGGTCTGGCCAGGGCGGAGAACCGGCCGGACTGA
- a CDS encoding PAS domain-containing protein, with protein sequence MGSEEFISWRNHFLLLLDRIPTPIAVCRADGEVTVANPAMAAEWGTAPVRLRGRNLHELFRPRAPGRLDRHIEALRLGRRPRHPIEVRWLVGTDGVEREGELLVDPVGDAFPASPMLLAVLRVRSETVPRQAEPMAEVSVVEGHILALAAAGATTAAIGKAVGLTVDGVNYHLTRLTRRWRVPNRTALVAKAYVLGVLSTREWPPAPAPQRARGACRSTQSPHMPPGGTR encoded by the coding sequence GTGGGCAGTGAAGAGTTCATCAGCTGGCGCAACCATTTCCTGCTGCTGCTCGACCGGATCCCGACCCCGATCGCGGTCTGCCGGGCGGACGGCGAGGTCACGGTCGCCAACCCGGCCATGGCCGCGGAGTGGGGCACGGCGCCCGTGCGGCTGCGCGGCCGGAACCTCCACGAGCTCTTCCGGCCCAGGGCGCCCGGCAGGCTCGACCGGCACATCGAGGCGCTGCGGCTGGGCCGCCGGCCCCGGCACCCGATCGAGGTGCGCTGGCTGGTGGGCACGGACGGCGTCGAGCGGGAGGGCGAGCTGCTCGTCGACCCGGTCGGCGACGCGTTCCCGGCCAGCCCGATGCTGCTGGCGGTGCTGCGCGTACGGTCCGAGACCGTGCCCCGCCAGGCCGAGCCGATGGCGGAGGTCAGCGTCGTCGAGGGGCACATCCTGGCGCTGGCGGCGGCCGGGGCCACGACCGCGGCCATCGGCAAGGCCGTCGGCCTGACGGTCGACGGCGTCAACTACCACTTGACCAGGCTCACCCGGCGCTGGCGGGTGCCGAACCGCACCGCGCTGGTGGCCAAGGCCTATGTGCTGGGCGTCCTCTCCACGCGGGAGTGGCCGCCCGCCCCGGCCCCTCAGCGGGCCCGTGGCGCGTGCCGCAGCACGCAGTCGCCGCACATGCCGCCGGGCGGCACCCGGTAG
- a CDS encoding (2Fe-2S)-binding protein: MRLRELASVGPFFALRTEDTGSVDAAGYLPLGEEAVRARVATVSERLGTEDRRVAASVAFQGIAGRLLSVALGSAVLTGRVPDLSSGRLGWHPARTAPEDLWLPRPEALPPSDDAAGLIRERVLHGPLALLHTATRAAVPVSGRLLWGNAASSLAGSLRVLHTWCRAQDRPREAARALALAGEILDDPVLRGTGTLSAGGPGGPSFVRTTCCLYYRVPPGGMCGDCVLRHAPRAR; this comes from the coding sequence ATGCGCCTTCGCGAACTCGCCTCGGTCGGCCCCTTCTTCGCCCTGCGTACCGAGGACACCGGCTCCGTGGACGCCGCCGGCTACCTTCCGCTCGGCGAGGAGGCGGTGCGGGCCCGGGTGGCGACCGTGTCGGAGCGGCTGGGGACGGAGGACCGGCGGGTCGCCGCGTCCGTCGCCTTCCAGGGCATCGCGGGGCGGCTGCTCTCCGTCGCCCTCGGCTCGGCCGTCCTCACCGGGCGGGTCCCCGACCTCTCGTCCGGGCGGCTCGGCTGGCATCCCGCCCGGACGGCCCCGGAGGACCTGTGGCTGCCCCGGCCGGAGGCGCTGCCGCCCTCGGACGACGCCGCGGGCCTGATCCGCGAGCGGGTCCTGCACGGGCCGCTGGCCCTCCTGCACACCGCCACCCGCGCGGCCGTCCCCGTCTCGGGGCGGCTGCTGTGGGGGAACGCCGCGTCCTCACTGGCCGGTTCGCTGCGGGTGCTCCACACGTGGTGCCGCGCACAGGACCGGCCGCGGGAGGCCGCCCGCGCACTGGCCCTGGCCGGGGAGATCCTGGACGACCCGGTGCTGCGCGGCACCGGCACCCTGAGCGCCGGGGGCCCGGGTGGCCCGTCCTTCGTCCGGACCACCTGCTGCCTGTACTACCGGGTGCCGCCCGGCGGCATGTGCGGCGACTGCGTGCTGCGGCACGCGCCACGGGCCCGCTGA
- a CDS encoding GH92 family glycosyl hydrolase has protein sequence MLGGTALVPPPPAAAAAEVPTDLVNPFIGTQNEGNTFPGAAVPFGMVQLSPDTGHSTGYDYKDRRIRGFSTVHLSGVGCRIGGDLPVLPTTGDVKQTDYGRYAADFSHTDETARPGYYRVKLSSYGGVTAELTAGRRTGHQRYTFPATDKANVLLNTGQSLHRTVSTSVEVVDSRTVRSTITGRGFCQDTRPYTVHTLTRFDRPFAAYGTWKDDQVTTGSKTSSGTGRNGAWVRFDTTRDRTVEATTAISYVDAAGAAGNLRAEDRGFDRTERAAREAWAERLDDVRVQGGDRTLRRVFHSSLYRAFLSPNIGSDADGRYTGWDQRTHRADGFTYYQNWSLWDTYRTQAQLLALLAPREARDMALSVLRVDTDGGWLPKWGYGTVETNIMTGDPVTPFLTTAYQHGLLKGHEEEAYRILRRNADGVPPPGNPGVGREGNAEYIRDGYVPYLPGRPKRKPGDSDFHQGASATLEYALADAVLAEMAEGLGHRADAARYTARSRNYRKLYDASTGFFRARGADGSFAGPADPAKSVGFHEGTAWQYQWLVPQDLPGMVELIGGREAANRRLDSFFAYDRLLKDPARTAREVWVHGPYDYYNADKYNPQNEPDLIAPYTYLSTGRPWQTTDVVHAALTLFTDGPTGMTGNDDLGTMSAWMIFSAIGVYPVQPGGDTWGLSTPVFDRVDLRLDRDWYPNGRFTVTAPGTSATARYIRSARLDGSPYGRTFLTTEQLTEGRRLDFTVGDSPSDWGTGRRDAAPAIG, from the coding sequence ATGCTGGGCGGCACCGCGCTCGTACCACCGCCGCCGGCCGCCGCCGCGGCCGAGGTCCCCACGGACCTGGTGAACCCCTTCATCGGCACCCAGAACGAGGGCAACACCTTCCCCGGGGCCGCCGTGCCCTTCGGCATGGTGCAGCTCTCCCCCGACACCGGGCACAGCACCGGCTACGACTACAAGGACCGCCGCATCCGGGGCTTCAGCACCGTCCACCTGTCGGGCGTCGGCTGCCGCATCGGCGGCGACCTGCCCGTGCTGCCCACCACGGGCGACGTGAAGCAGACCGACTACGGACGCTACGCCGCGGACTTCAGCCACACCGACGAGACGGCCCGCCCCGGCTACTACCGCGTCAAGCTGTCCTCCTACGGCGGCGTCACCGCCGAGCTGACGGCGGGCCGCCGCACCGGCCACCAGCGCTACACCTTCCCGGCCACCGACAAGGCCAACGTGCTCCTGAACACCGGGCAGTCGCTGCACCGGACGGTCAGCACCTCCGTCGAGGTCGTGGACTCCCGCACCGTCCGCTCGACGATCACCGGCCGCGGCTTCTGCCAGGACACCCGCCCGTACACCGTGCACACCCTGACCCGCTTCGACCGTCCGTTCGCCGCCTACGGCACCTGGAAGGACGACCAGGTCACCACGGGCTCCAAGACCTCCTCCGGCACCGGCCGCAACGGCGCCTGGGTGCGCTTCGACACCACCCGGGACCGCACCGTCGAGGCGACCACCGCGATCAGCTACGTCGACGCGGCGGGCGCGGCGGGCAACCTGCGCGCGGAGGACAGGGGCTTCGACCGCACGGAGCGGGCCGCGCGCGAGGCCTGGGCGGAGCGCCTGGACGACGTACGGGTCCAGGGCGGGGACCGGACGCTGCGCCGCGTCTTCCACTCCTCGCTCTACCGTGCCTTCCTCTCGCCCAACATCGGCAGCGACGCCGACGGCCGCTACACCGGCTGGGACCAGCGGACGCACCGCGCCGACGGCTTCACCTACTACCAGAACTGGTCGCTGTGGGACACCTACCGCACCCAGGCGCAGCTGCTGGCCCTGCTCGCGCCGCGTGAGGCGCGGGACATGGCGCTGTCGGTGCTGCGGGTCGACACCGACGGCGGCTGGCTGCCCAAGTGGGGCTACGGGACGGTCGAGACGAACATCATGACGGGCGACCCGGTGACCCCGTTCCTCACCACCGCCTACCAGCACGGGCTGCTGAAGGGGCACGAGGAGGAGGCGTACCGGATCCTGCGGAGGAACGCGGACGGCGTGCCGCCGCCCGGCAACCCCGGCGTCGGCCGGGAGGGCAACGCCGAGTACATCCGGGACGGTTACGTCCCCTACCTGCCCGGCCGGCCCAAGCGGAAGCCGGGTGACTCCGACTTCCACCAGGGCGCCTCGGCGACGCTGGAGTACGCGCTCGCCGACGCGGTGCTCGCCGAGATGGCCGAGGGCCTGGGCCACCGCGCCGACGCCGCCCGCTACACGGCCCGGTCGCGGAACTACCGCAAGCTGTACGACGCGAGCACCGGCTTCTTCCGGGCCCGGGGCGCCGACGGCTCCTTCGCCGGGCCGGCCGACCCGGCGAAGAGCGTCGGCTTCCACGAGGGCACCGCCTGGCAGTACCAGTGGCTGGTGCCGCAGGACCTGCCCGGGATGGTGGAGCTGATCGGCGGCCGGGAGGCGGCCAACCGCCGGCTCGACTCCTTCTTCGCCTACGACCGGCTGCTGAAGGACCCGGCGCGGACGGCCCGCGAGGTGTGGGTGCACGGCCCGTACGACTACTACAACGCCGACAAGTACAACCCGCAGAACGAGCCGGACCTCATCGCCCCGTACACCTACCTCTCCACCGGCCGGCCGTGGCAGACCACGGACGTGGTGCACGCGGCGCTCACCCTCTTCACGGACGGGCCCACCGGCATGACCGGCAACGACGACCTGGGCACCATGTCCGCCTGGATGATCTTCTCCGCGATCGGGGTGTACCCGGTGCAGCCCGGCGGGGACACCTGGGGGCTGAGTACCCCGGTGTTCGACCGGGTCGACCTGCGGCTGGACCGGGACTGGTACCCGAACGGGCGCTTCACGGTGACGGCGCCGGGCACCTCGGCCACCGCCCGCTACATCCGGTCGGCCCGGCTCGACGGTTCCCCGTACGGGCGTACGTTCCTGACGACGGAGCAGCTGACGGAGGGCCGGCGCCTGGACTTCACCGTCGGTGACTCCCCGTCGGACTGGGGCACCGGCCGCCGGGACGCGGCGCCCGCCATCGGCTGA
- a CDS encoding excinuclease ABC subunit UvrA, with protein sequence MTPSADPATPHPAHDPFVRVRGAREHNLRGVDVDIPRDALVVFAGVSGSGKSSLAFGTVYAEAQRRYFESVAPYARRLIHQVGAPKVGEITGLPPAVALEQRRSAPTSRSSVGTVTTLSNSLRMLFSRAGAYPEGAARLDSDAFSPNTPAGACPECHGLGRVHRVTEESLVPDPSLSVREGAVAAWPGAWQGKNLRDILAALGHDVDRPWRELPAADREWILFTDEQPVVTVHPVRDAGRIQRPYKGTYMSAKRYVLHTVAESRSAALRARAERHMVTGPCPVCDGRRLRPEALAVTFAGHDIATLAAMPLSGLAATLRPALDGDGAAATLAADLVARIEVLTELGLGYLGMDRPTPTLSSGELQRLRLATQLRSGLFGVVYVLDEPSAGLHPADSAALLTVLDRLKAAGNSLFVVEHHMDVVRRADWIVEVGPHAGEHGGRILYSGPVAGLADVAASATRRFVFPEGPAAEPRAPRRPSGTLRLRGITRHNLQGLDADFPLGVFTAVTGVSGSGKSTLVGQALADTVAAHLDETAENGGTAGRAVRAAEGLDAVHRLVRVDQKPIGRTPRSNLATYTGLFDAVRKVFAATDGARERGYTAGRFSFNVTGGRCEVCQGEGFVAVELLFLPGAYAPCDACRGARYNPGTLEITYRGRNVAEVLDLTVDTAVDFLADVPAARRGLRTLQDVGLGYLRLGQPATELSGGEAQRIKLATELQRTHRGHTLYVLDEPTTGLHPADTELLLRQLHGLVDAGNTVVVVEHDMAVAAGADHVIDMGPGGGAAGGRIVAAGVPREVAGAGGATAPYLLAALGSAGG encoded by the coding sequence ATGACCCCGTCCGCCGACCCCGCGACGCCCCACCCCGCCCACGACCCCTTCGTCCGGGTGCGCGGCGCGCGGGAGCACAACCTCCGGGGGGTCGACGTCGACATCCCCCGGGACGCGCTCGTCGTGTTCGCCGGGGTCTCCGGTTCCGGGAAGTCCTCGCTGGCGTTCGGCACCGTCTACGCCGAGGCGCAGCGGCGGTACTTCGAGTCCGTGGCGCCGTACGCGCGGCGGCTGATCCACCAGGTGGGCGCGCCCAAGGTCGGGGAGATCACGGGGCTGCCGCCCGCCGTCGCGCTGGAGCAGCGGCGGTCCGCGCCCACGTCGCGGTCGTCCGTCGGGACCGTCACCACGCTCTCCAACTCCCTGCGGATGCTGTTCTCCCGCGCCGGCGCGTACCCCGAGGGGGCCGCCCGGCTGGACTCCGACGCGTTCTCGCCGAACACGCCCGCCGGGGCCTGCCCGGAGTGCCACGGGCTCGGGCGGGTCCACCGGGTCACCGAGGAGTCGCTGGTGCCCGACCCCTCGCTGTCCGTCCGCGAGGGGGCCGTCGCCGCCTGGCCCGGCGCCTGGCAGGGCAAGAATCTCCGGGACATCCTCGCCGCCCTCGGGCACGACGTCGACCGGCCTTGGCGCGAGCTGCCGGCCGCGGACCGCGAGTGGATCCTCTTCACCGACGAGCAGCCCGTCGTCACCGTGCACCCCGTCCGTGACGCGGGCCGCATCCAACGCCCGTACAAGGGCACGTACATGAGCGCGAAGCGCTACGTCCTGCACACCGTCGCCGAGTCCAGGAGCGCCGCCCTGCGGGCCCGCGCCGAGCGGCACATGGTGACCGGGCCGTGCCCCGTCTGCGACGGGCGGCGGCTGCGGCCGGAGGCGCTCGCCGTCACCTTCGCCGGGCACGACATCGCCACGCTCGCCGCCATGCCGCTGTCCGGCCTCGCCGCCACCCTGCGCCCGGCCCTCGACGGGGACGGCGCGGCCGCGACCCTCGCCGCCGACCTCGTCGCCCGGATCGAGGTCCTCACCGAACTCGGCCTCGGCTACCTCGGCATGGACCGGCCCACCCCGACCCTCTCCTCCGGCGAGCTCCAGCGGCTCCGCCTCGCCACCCAGCTGCGCTCCGGCCTCTTCGGCGTCGTCTACGTCCTCGACGAGCCCTCGGCGGGCCTGCACCCGGCCGACAGCGCCGCGCTGCTCACCGTCCTGGACCGGCTGAAGGCCGCGGGGAACTCCCTGTTCGTCGTCGAGCACCACATGGACGTCGTGCGCCGCGCCGACTGGATCGTGGAGGTCGGGCCGCACGCGGGCGAGCACGGCGGCCGGATCCTCTACAGCGGACCCGTCGCCGGCCTCGCGGACGTCGCCGCGTCCGCCACCCGCCGCTTCGTCTTCCCCGAGGGTCCCGCGGCGGAGCCCCGCGCGCCCCGCCGTCCCTCCGGCACCCTGCGGCTGCGCGGCATCACCCGCCACAACCTCCAGGGTCTCGACGCCGACTTCCCCCTCGGCGTCTTCACGGCCGTCACCGGCGTCTCCGGCTCGGGCAAGTCCACGCTCGTCGGACAGGCCCTCGCCGACACCGTCGCCGCCCACCTGGACGAGACGGCGGAGAACGGCGGGACGGCGGGCCGCGCGGTGCGGGCCGCCGAGGGCCTGGACGCCGTGCACCGGCTCGTACGCGTCGACCAGAAGCCCATCGGCCGTACCCCGCGCTCCAACCTCGCCACGTACACCGGCCTGTTCGACGCGGTGCGCAAGGTCTTCGCCGCCACCGACGGCGCACGCGAGCGCGGCTACACCGCGGGGCGCTTCTCCTTCAACGTCACCGGCGGGCGCTGCGAGGTGTGCCAGGGCGAGGGCTTCGTCGCCGTGGAACTCCTCTTCCTCCCCGGCGCGTACGCGCCCTGCGACGCCTGCCGCGGCGCGCGCTACAACCCCGGGACCCTGGAGATCACCTACCGGGGCAGGAACGTCGCCGAGGTCCTGGACCTGACCGTCGACACCGCGGTGGACTTCCTCGCCGACGTGCCCGCCGCCCGGCGCGGCCTGCGCACCCTCCAGGACGTCGGCCTCGGCTACCTCCGCCTGGGCCAGCCCGCCACGGAGCTGTCCGGCGGCGAGGCACAGCGCATCAAGCTCGCCACGGAGCTCCAGCGCACGCACCGGGGGCACACCCTGTACGTCCTGGACGAGCCCACCACCGGTCTCCACCCCGCCGACACCGAACTGCTGCTGCGGCAGTTGCACGGGCTGGTCGACGCGGGGAACACGGTGGTGGTCGTCGAGCACGACATGGCCGTCGCGGCCGGGGCCGACCATGTCATCGACATGGGTCCGGGCGGCGGGGCGGCGGGCGGCCGGATCGTGGCGGCGGGGGTGCCGCGGGAGGTGGCGGGGGCGGGCGGGGCGACGGCGCCGTATCTCTTGGCGGCGCTGGGTTCGGCGGGCGGGTAA
- a CDS encoding Fpg/Nei family DNA glycosylase, producing MPELPEVEALVDFLAERAVGRTVERVLPLAVSVLKTYDPPLDAIEGRAVTAVRRHGKFLDLATDGGPHLVFHLARAGWLRWHDRLPDAPPRPGKGPLALRLRLAGGAGFDLTEAGTQKRLAVHCVRRPDDVPGVARLGPDPLAPEFTFDAFAALLAGERRQVKGVLRDQSVIAGIGNAYSDEILHAARTSPFKLAASLTPQETAVLYETVGTTLRGAVERARGHAAGELKAEKKSGLRVHGRTGEPCPVCGDTVREVSYRDSSLQYCPTCQTGGKPLADRRLSRLLK from the coding sequence ATGCCGGAGCTGCCGGAGGTCGAGGCCCTCGTCGATTTCCTGGCCGAGCGCGCGGTCGGCCGTACCGTCGAGCGGGTCCTCCCGCTGGCCGTGAGCGTCCTCAAGACCTACGACCCGCCGCTCGACGCGATCGAAGGGCGCGCGGTGACCGCCGTGCGGCGGCACGGCAAGTTCCTGGACCTGGCCACCGACGGCGGCCCGCACCTGGTGTTCCACCTGGCCCGGGCCGGCTGGCTGCGCTGGCACGACCGGCTCCCCGACGCCCCGCCCCGCCCGGGCAAGGGCCCGCTCGCGCTGCGCCTGCGGCTGGCCGGCGGGGCGGGCTTCGACCTCACCGAGGCGGGCACCCAGAAGCGGCTCGCCGTCCACTGCGTGCGCCGCCCGGACGACGTGCCGGGCGTCGCGCGGCTGGGCCCGGACCCCCTCGCGCCCGAGTTCACCTTCGACGCCTTCGCCGCGCTGCTGGCCGGGGAGCGGCGGCAGGTCAAGGGCGTCCTGCGCGACCAGAGCGTGATCGCGGGCATCGGCAACGCCTACTCGGACGAGATCCTGCACGCGGCCCGGACGTCCCCCTTCAAGCTCGCCGCGAGCCTGACGCCGCAGGAGACGGCCGTCCTGTACGAGACGGTCGGCACGACGCTGCGCGGCGCCGTGGAGCGGGCGCGCGGGCACGCCGCCGGGGAGCTGAAGGCCGAGAAGAAGAGCGGCCTGCGGGTGCACGGCCGCACCGGTGAGCCCTGCCCGGTCTGCGGGGACACCGTCCGGGAGGTGTCGTACCGGGACTCCTCCCTCCAGTACTGCCCCACCTGCCAGACGGGCGGGAAGCCGCTCGCGGACCGGCGGCTGTCCCGCCTCCTCAAATGA